In Chryseobacterium camelliae, one DNA window encodes the following:
- a CDS encoding helix-turn-helix domain-containing protein, with the protein MKIFIKNMVCNRCISAVEQVFNLSGISLKSVKLGEAETDADLSNHQLMLIEKGLYDAGFERLKDAAHQLTEKIRTLVILKISELDIEEGFVLSEFLSTALHKEYSSLSKTFSQHESTTLEQFFILQKIEKVKELLLYNEFTLTEIAGKLGYKSVQHLSAQFRNITGFTPTEFRKLKNHHRKPLDEI; encoded by the coding sequence ATGAAAATCTTCATTAAAAATATGGTCTGCAACAGGTGTATATCTGCCGTTGAACAGGTCTTTAACCTGTCTGGTATATCACTAAAATCTGTAAAACTGGGCGAAGCAGAAACGGATGCTGATCTGAGTAATCATCAGCTGATGCTTATTGAGAAAGGACTTTATGATGCAGGTTTTGAGAGGCTCAAAGATGCTGCACACCAGCTTACGGAAAAAATCCGTACCCTGGTGATCCTGAAAATCAGCGAACTGGATATTGAAGAAGGATTTGTATTATCTGAATTTCTCAGTACTGCCCTTCATAAGGAATACAGCTCATTGTCAAAGACCTTTTCACAGCATGAGAGCACTACACTGGAACAGTTCTTCATTCTTCAGAAGATTGAAAAAGTAAAGGAACTCCTGCTGTACAATGAATTTACCCTGACGGAAATCGCCGGCAAGCTAGGTTATAAAAGCGTTCAGCATTTATCTGCTCAGTTCAGGAATATCACCGGCTTTACGCCTACAGAATTCAGAAAGCTGAAAAACCACCACCGTAAGCCTCTCGACGAAATTTAA
- the pdhA gene encoding pyruvate dehydrogenase (acetyl-transferring) E1 component subunit alpha yields MKEFSKEVYLKWYEDMTMWRRFEDKCRSLYLKQKIRGFLHLYNGQEAIPAGFTHAMDLTKDSMITAYRCHIHPMAMGVDPKRIMAELCGKATGTSGGMGGSMHIFSKEHRFYGGHGIVGGQIPLGAGIAFADKYFDRKAVNICFFGDGAARQGSLHETFNMAMNWKLPVVFVVENNQYAMGTSVKRTANHEDIYKLGLGYEMPCLAVDAMDPEKVAEAAYEAIERARRGDGPTFIEARTYRYRGHSMSDAEPYRTKEEVAIHKNDDPIELIKQRILANNWASEEELEAMDNKSRDFVEECIEFMENSPYPDPEKIYEYVYAQENYPFLDKLEN; encoded by the coding sequence ATGAAAGAATTTTCCAAAGAGGTATACCTGAAGTGGTATGAAGATATGACAATGTGGAGAAGGTTTGAAGACAAATGCCGTTCTCTCTATCTAAAGCAAAAAATCAGAGGTTTTTTACATTTGTACAATGGTCAGGAGGCTATTCCTGCAGGTTTTACCCATGCAATGGATTTAACCAAAGACAGTATGATTACTGCTTACAGATGCCACATTCACCCTATGGCGATGGGGGTAGATCCTAAAAGAATCATGGCCGAACTTTGCGGGAAGGCAACAGGTACGTCCGGAGGTATGGGTGGATCTATGCACATTTTCAGCAAAGAACACCGTTTTTACGGCGGGCACGGTATTGTAGGGGGACAAATTCCTTTAGGAGCAGGAATTGCTTTTGCCGATAAATATTTTGACAGAAAGGCAGTAAACATCTGTTTCTTCGGAGACGGTGCTGCAAGACAGGGTTCCCTGCATGAAACATTCAATATGGCCATGAACTGGAAACTTCCTGTGGTATTTGTAGTAGAAAACAATCAGTACGCTATGGGAACTTCCGTTAAAAGAACGGCGAACCATGAAGACATCTATAAATTAGGACTGGGATATGAAATGCCTTGTCTTGCCGTAGATGCTATGGATCCTGAAAAAGTGGCTGAAGCAGCCTACGAAGCTATTGAAAGAGCAAGAAGAGGTGACGGTCCTACATTCATTGAGGCAAGGACGTACCGATACAGAGGGCACTCCATGTCTGATGCTGAACCGTACAGAACCAAAGAGGAAGTTGCTATTCATAAAAATGATGACCCTATTGAACTCATCAAGCAAAGGATTTTAGCTAACAACTGGGCTTCTGAAGAGGAACTGGAAGCTATGGACAATAAGTCAAGAGACTTTGTAGAAGAGTGCATAGAATTCATGGAAAACTCTCCATACCCGGATCCGGAAAAGATCTATGAGTATGTTTACGCTCAGGAAAACTACCCGTTCTTAGATAAATTAGAAAACTAA
- a CDS encoding BlaI/MecI/CopY family transcriptional regulator produces MKINHLTAAEENLMKLFWKLDSFYLKDAMDRHPEPKPHQNTVSTYLKILTEKGFLSTEKEGRIFKYTVIIPFAEYRKFLLKELCHHFFDNSGKEVLEVLLDENLISKNDFADYLDLKIELKPAKNKQPDYEFANEILKTKKK; encoded by the coding sequence ATGAAAATAAACCATCTTACCGCTGCGGAAGAAAACCTGATGAAACTATTCTGGAAGCTGGATTCATTTTACCTTAAAGACGCTATGGACAGACATCCTGAGCCGAAACCCCACCAGAATACGGTATCTACCTATCTGAAAATCCTTACTGAAAAAGGCTTTCTGTCTACTGAAAAGGAAGGAAGGATCTTTAAGTATACAGTAATCATCCCCTTTGCAGAATACAGGAAATTCCTTCTAAAAGAGCTGTGCCATCATTTTTTTGACAATTCAGGAAAGGAAGTGCTGGAAGTGCTGCTGGACGAAAATTTAATTTCCAAGAACGATTTTGCCGATTACCTGGATCTTAAAATTGAGCTTAAACCTGCTAAGAATAAACAGCCTGATTATGAATTTGCCAATGAGATCCTGAAGACTAAGAAAAAATAA
- a CDS encoding RNA recognition motif domain-containing protein, with translation MNIFVSNINYATKEYELQDLFSEFGDVSSAKIITDKETGRSRGFGFIEMSDEEGQEAIEALNQKEFNGKVLNVSEAKPREEKPRRTFSNNGGNNRGGGSYGNNRGNGGGYGGSNNRSGGGNRW, from the coding sequence ATGAACATTTTTGTTTCTAACATCAATTACGCAACTAAAGAGTATGAGTTGCAGGATCTATTCTCAGAATTTGGAGACGTTTCTTCTGCTAAGATTATTACAGACAAAGAAACTGGTCGATCCAGAGGTTTTGGTTTCATCGAGATGAGCGATGAAGAAGGGCAGGAAGCTATTGAAGCTCTTAACCAAAAAGAATTTAACGGAAAAGTATTAAACGTTTCTGAAGCTAAACCGAGAGAGGAAAAGCCTAGAAGAACTTTCAGCAACAATGGAGGAAACAACAGAGGTGGCGGAAGTTACGGTAACAACAGAGGTAATGGCGGCGGCTATGGTGGTAGTAATAACCGTAGCGGCGGTGGAAACCGTTGGTAA
- a CDS encoding heavy metal translocating P-type ATPase yields the protein MQKQYTILGMSCSGCQKKVSEKLNSLEGIQAEVNLEDHTVILKSDQQIDLGTINKSLQEAGNYILKDPDVPESEFVKPQDRVSPSSVYYCPMECEGDKVYFQQGKRCPVCHMYLVPVEEKLSKDPNHKPAFSKTHLPQNFKENIGKYYCPMFCEGDKVYDEKIDCPVCHMHLEEITEALVHNADSQHNHHHTHHHEAKEISDDMAGRYYCPMYCEGDKTYETNVGCPVCGMDLVKYPEKKVAQYTCPMHPEVIRNEPGSCPICGMDLVKVPDQNDDGEDKTYQTLKKKLITSLVFTIPVFVLSMGGMVIDLPFSHTIQGYIELILTLPVIFYSGWFLMKRGWTSFKTRNLNMFSLIALGVAAAFLFSITALFFPDIIPHEISNHNHETPLYFEAVCVILTLVILGQLMEAAAHKKTGNAIRELISLSPDEAHLIVNGEEKKVLLSQVKKGDLLRVKPGEKIPVDGIITEGNSSIDESMITGEPVPVQKEKGDQVSSGTINGNQVFIMKAEKVGEETLLANIIRMVHEASRSRAPIQKLTDKVAKVFVPAVIAISILTFILWQFFGPEGKRTLFAFVNAVAVLIVACPCALGLATPMSLMVGIGKGAGNGILIKNAEALEHMNKVNVLITDKTGTLTEGKPSVESVETIDRSDRNEVITIAASLNRNSEHPLSGAVLRKAQEEQLTLEKADSFENISGKGVKGKINGKTVYLGNEDLLISNGIEIPAALRQKASEVQSGAHTVSYVAQDTEVIGFISFTDKIKDTSAKAVEQLLKEGVDIIMMTGDNEHTAKAVADALGIKHFKASCSPEDKLNEVKRLQKEGKIVAMTGDGINDSPALAQADVGIAMGTGTGVAIESAEITLLKGDLSGVAKAKLLSEKLLKNIKENLFFAFIYNVLGIPVAAGLLYPFFGILLSPMIAAAAMSFSSLSVILNSLRLNSVDLSGSKG from the coding sequence ATGCAAAAACAATATACAATTCTTGGGATGAGCTGTTCGGGCTGCCAGAAAAAGGTTTCTGAAAAACTGAACAGTCTTGAAGGGATACAGGCAGAAGTAAATCTGGAAGACCATACGGTTATACTGAAATCTGATCAGCAAATTGATCTGGGCACCATAAACAAAAGTTTACAGGAAGCGGGGAATTATATATTGAAAGACCCGGATGTCCCTGAATCTGAGTTTGTCAAACCACAAGACAGGGTTTCTCCATCTTCTGTATACTACTGCCCTATGGAATGCGAAGGGGATAAAGTATACTTCCAGCAGGGCAAGAGATGCCCGGTCTGCCATATGTATCTGGTTCCTGTAGAAGAAAAATTATCCAAAGATCCGAATCATAAACCTGCATTTTCCAAAACCCACCTTCCACAAAACTTCAAAGAGAATATAGGCAAATATTATTGTCCGATGTTTTGTGAAGGAGATAAGGTCTATGATGAAAAGATTGATTGTCCAGTTTGCCATATGCATCTGGAAGAGATTACGGAAGCGCTTGTTCACAATGCCGACTCTCAGCATAACCATCATCATACGCATCATCATGAAGCGAAGGAAATATCTGATGATATGGCGGGAAGATATTATTGTCCTATGTATTGCGAGGGAGATAAGACCTATGAAACAAATGTCGGCTGTCCGGTCTGCGGCATGGACCTGGTGAAATATCCTGAAAAGAAGGTAGCACAGTATACCTGTCCCATGCACCCGGAAGTCATCCGTAATGAACCCGGAAGCTGTCCGATATGTGGTATGGATCTGGTGAAAGTTCCGGATCAGAATGATGATGGTGAAGACAAAACCTACCAGACCCTTAAAAAGAAGCTGATCACCTCCCTAGTTTTTACTATCCCTGTTTTTGTACTTTCTATGGGGGGAATGGTGATTGACCTTCCTTTTTCCCACACCATTCAGGGATATATTGAACTGATACTGACTCTTCCCGTGATTTTTTATTCCGGATGGTTCCTGATGAAAAGGGGCTGGACTTCATTCAAAACCCGCAACCTGAATATGTTCAGCCTGATCGCACTGGGTGTTGCAGCAGCGTTCCTGTTCAGTATAACGGCCTTATTTTTTCCGGATATCATTCCTCATGAAATAAGCAATCACAATCATGAGACCCCGCTTTATTTTGAGGCAGTCTGTGTGATTTTAACACTGGTTATTTTAGGCCAGCTTATGGAAGCGGCAGCCCATAAAAAGACTGGAAATGCTATCCGCGAACTGATCAGCCTCTCTCCCGACGAAGCTCATCTGATTGTAAACGGAGAAGAAAAAAAGGTCCTGCTATCCCAGGTAAAAAAAGGTGACCTGCTCAGGGTGAAGCCGGGAGAAAAAATTCCTGTTGACGGAATCATTACGGAAGGCAATTCATCCATTGATGAAAGCATGATTACCGGTGAACCTGTTCCTGTGCAGAAGGAAAAAGGTGATCAGGTTTCTTCCGGAACCATCAACGGTAATCAGGTATTCATTATGAAAGCTGAAAAAGTGGGTGAAGAGACATTACTCGCCAACATCATCAGAATGGTCCATGAGGCTAGCAGAAGCAGGGCACCCATCCAGAAACTGACGGATAAGGTGGCTAAAGTTTTCGTACCTGCAGTCATTGCTATATCAATACTCACGTTTATCCTGTGGCAGTTTTTCGGGCCCGAAGGCAAAAGGACGTTATTTGCTTTTGTGAATGCAGTGGCCGTCCTTATTGTGGCCTGCCCCTGTGCATTAGGCCTCGCGACGCCAATGTCCCTTATGGTAGGTATCGGGAAAGGTGCCGGAAACGGAATCCTGATCAAGAATGCCGAGGCGCTGGAACATATGAATAAAGTCAATGTCCTGATAACGGATAAAACGGGGACTTTAACGGAAGGTAAACCTTCTGTAGAATCTGTTGAGACTATCGATCGTTCAGATCGTAATGAGGTTATTACCATAGCCGCTTCTTTAAACCGGAACTCCGAGCACCCATTGTCAGGTGCAGTCCTAAGAAAAGCTCAGGAAGAACAGCTTACTTTAGAAAAAGCGGACAGTTTTGAAAATATTTCAGGTAAAGGCGTCAAAGGGAAAATTAATGGGAAAACGGTTTACCTTGGCAATGAAGACTTATTGATCTCAAATGGAATCGAAATCCCCGCAGCACTCAGGCAAAAAGCCTCGGAAGTCCAGTCTGGAGCGCACACAGTTTCTTATGTGGCTCAGGATACTGAAGTCATAGGTTTTATAAGCTTTACGGATAAAATAAAAGACACCTCTGCTAAAGCCGTGGAACAGCTTCTTAAGGAAGGTGTAGATATCATTATGATGACCGGTGATAATGAACATACTGCCAAAGCTGTGGCAGATGCATTAGGCATCAAGCATTTTAAAGCCAGCTGCAGCCCCGAAGATAAACTGAATGAAGTGAAACGGCTGCAAAAGGAAGGTAAAATTGTAGCGATGACTGGAGACGGTATCAATGACTCCCCTGCCCTTGCCCAGGCTGATGTGGGCATAGCTATGGGTACCGGAACCGGTGTAGCCATCGAAAGTGCGGAAATTACTCTGCTGAAAGGCGACCTTTCAGGCGTTGCAAAAGCTAAACTCCTGAGCGAAAAGCTTTTAAAAAACATTAAGGAAAATTTATTCTTTGCTTTTATTTATAACGTACTGGGTATACCTGTAGCGGCAGGATTATTGTACCCGTTTTTCGGAATCCTGCTTTCACCGATGATTGCCGCTGCGGCAATGAGTTTTAGTTCATTGTCCGTAATTCTGAATTCCTTACGGCTGAATTCCGTGGATTTAAGTGGCAGCAAAGGGTAA
- a CDS encoding pyruvate dehydrogenase complex dihydrolipoamide acetyltransferase has product MAEVITMPRLSDTMTEGKVAKWHKKVGDKVKEGDILAEIETDKAVQDFESEVEGTLLYVGVEENGAAAVDSVLAIIGNEGEDISGLTGGSAPASGDSEEKKVDEELKTENNATSVEQTDAEVPAGVEVITMPRLSDTMTEGKVAKWHKNVGDQVKEGDLLAEIETDKAVQDFESEFNGVLLKQGVEEGGAAPVDSVLAIIGPEGTDVSSVGAPKSETKNESQKPAAEEKTEPKEEKASEPAADHASSDRIAISPLAKKMAQDKGVDINAIQGSGENGRIVKKDIENYQPSQAKPSSSAPAASAAAQVAVNFVQGEDTETQNSQVRNIIAKRLSESKFSAPHYYLMVEINMDKAIAARKEINSLPDTKVSFNDMIIKATAVALRKHPQVNSSWAGDKIIHRGNINIGVAVAIPDGLVVPVLKNTDQMNYTQISAAVKDMASRAKSKGLKANEMEGSTFSISNLGMFGIETFTSIINQPNSAILSVGAIIEKPIVKDGQIVVGNTMKLSLACDHRVVDGATGAEFLQTLRTYLENPLTLLL; this is encoded by the coding sequence ATGGCAGAAGTAATTACAATGCCGCGTCTTTCCGATACAATGACGGAAGGAAAGGTGGCAAAATGGCATAAAAAAGTGGGCGATAAAGTAAAGGAAGGCGATATTCTTGCTGAAATTGAAACTGATAAAGCCGTTCAGGATTTCGAATCTGAGGTAGAAGGTACGCTTTTATATGTAGGTGTGGAAGAAAACGGCGCAGCAGCTGTGGATTCTGTACTAGCCATCATCGGTAATGAAGGAGAAGATATTTCCGGATTAACCGGTGGAAGTGCTCCTGCATCCGGTGACTCTGAAGAGAAAAAAGTGGATGAGGAGCTGAAAACAGAAAATAATGCCACCAGCGTAGAACAAACTGATGCAGAAGTTCCTGCCGGTGTGGAAGTGATTACGATGCCTAGGCTTTCTGATACCATGACAGAAGGGAAAGTGGCTAAATGGCACAAAAATGTTGGAGACCAGGTAAAAGAAGGTGATCTTCTTGCTGAGATTGAAACTGATAAGGCTGTTCAGGACTTTGAGTCTGAATTCAACGGTGTTCTATTGAAGCAGGGTGTGGAAGAAGGTGGTGCTGCACCGGTAGATTCCGTACTGGCCATCATTGGCCCTGAAGGTACTGATGTTTCTTCAGTAGGTGCTCCTAAATCGGAAACGAAAAATGAATCACAGAAGCCTGCTGCTGAAGAAAAGACAGAACCTAAAGAGGAAAAAGCTTCTGAGCCGGCTGCAGACCATGCGTCTTCAGATCGTATTGCGATTTCACCTCTGGCAAAGAAAATGGCCCAGGATAAAGGTGTTGATATCAACGCTATTCAGGGGTCCGGTGAAAACGGTAGAATCGTTAAAAAAGATATAGAAAATTATCAGCCTTCACAGGCTAAGCCTTCTTCATCAGCTCCGGCGGCCAGTGCAGCTGCTCAGGTTGCCGTAAACTTTGTACAGGGTGAAGATACCGAGACTCAAAATTCTCAGGTAAGAAACATCATTGCAAAAAGACTTTCCGAAAGCAAATTCTCTGCGCCTCACTATTACCTGATGGTGGAAATCAATATGGATAAAGCTATTGCGGCAAGAAAAGAGATCAATTCCTTACCGGATACCAAAGTTTCTTTCAATGATATGATTATCAAGGCAACTGCTGTGGCTTTAAGAAAACACCCACAGGTAAATTCAAGCTGGGCGGGAGATAAGATCATTCACAGAGGCAATATCAATATCGGTGTAGCGGTAGCCATTCCGGACGGACTGGTAGTTCCTGTTCTTAAAAATACAGATCAGATGAACTATACCCAGATTTCTGCTGCTGTAAAAGATATGGCATCAAGAGCTAAATCCAAAGGCCTTAAAGCGAACGAGATGGAAGGTTCTACCTTCTCAATTTCCAACCTGGGTATGTTCGGAATCGAGACTTTCACCAGTATCATCAATCAGCCGAACTCTGCCATTCTTTCCGTAGGCGCTATCATAGAAAAGCCAATAGTAAAAGATGGACAGATTGTTGTAGGCAATACCATGAAGCTTTCATTAGCTTGTGACCACAGAGTGGTAGATGGTGCTACAGGAGCTGAATTCCTACAGACTTTACGAACTTATCTGGAAAATCCTTTAACTTTGTTACTGTAA
- the radC gene encoding RadC family protein, translating to MTIKFLAQDDRPREKFMLKGRSSLSDSELLAIIMGSGSRNESAVELARKVLASVNNSWHQLSLLSAKELMKFKGIGEVKAISIATALEIGRRRAHQEIPDKVVISNSDDAYHLLKTYLSDLRTEEFWAVFLNQSNKVIHISKLTHGGISQSIVDVRILFKTALEHFSTGIIIAHNHPSGSLKPSREDMNITSKIREAGSFLNIQLLDHLIITENAYFSFSDERLI from the coding sequence ATGACCATAAAATTTCTTGCACAAGATGACAGGCCCAGAGAAAAGTTTATGCTGAAAGGCAGGAGCTCACTTTCTGATTCTGAGCTGCTGGCAATTATCATGGGAAGTGGGAGCAGGAATGAATCGGCAGTAGAACTTGCCAGGAAAGTTCTCGCTTCGGTTAACAACAGCTGGCATCAGCTGAGCCTGCTTTCTGCAAAAGAACTGATGAAATTTAAAGGTATAGGAGAGGTAAAGGCCATTTCCATTGCTACCGCTTTGGAAATCGGCAGAAGAAGGGCCCATCAGGAAATTCCTGATAAAGTTGTTATCAGCAATAGTGACGATGCCTATCACCTGTTAAAAACATACCTGTCAGATCTTCGCACAGAAGAATTCTGGGCGGTATTCCTCAATCAGAGCAATAAGGTAATTCATATTTCTAAACTTACACATGGCGGCATCAGTCAGTCTATTGTAGATGTCAGGATTCTTTTTAAAACAGCTCTGGAACATTTTTCTACAGGCATTATCATTGCACATAACCACCCTTCAGGAAGCCTGAAGCCAAGCCGTGAAGATATGAACATTACGAGTAAGATCAGAGAAGCGGGAAGCTTCCTGAATATTCAGCTCCTTGATCATCTTATCATTACCGAAAATGCTTATTTCAGTTTTTCAGACGAAAGATTAATATGA
- a CDS encoding phytanoyl-CoA dioxygenase family protein: MLKQIRNYKLTYVIYNFFNKKKLKHNIPLYRKFGIRKSYFSSISSKNFLHLPLSERKINFEKLIGTDLYSNLSEENKASVQEYDKNGFIVLRNYIDTNTADEINTEIEKLMNEGTLKFRYGGKLMFAIHHSEIIRSIGNDEKLLEFLSILLDGNAKLFQSINFINGSQQKTHSDSIHMTTYPLGGLLGVWIALEDVDENNGALHYIPQSHKLPYFLNSDYDNEGSALKIGKQSYKAYEEFLEAKVKELGLQKEIFRAKKGDLLIWHANILHGGEPHLDKSRTRKSLVYHYFDKDSICYHEVTQRPALFQL; the protein is encoded by the coding sequence ATGTTAAAGCAGATCCGTAATTATAAATTAACTTATGTTATTTACAATTTTTTCAATAAGAAAAAATTGAAGCATAACATACCACTGTACAGAAAATTTGGCATCCGCAAAAGTTATTTTTCCAGTATATCAAGCAAAAATTTTTTACATCTTCCTCTTTCAGAAAGAAAAATAAATTTTGAGAAGTTGATAGGTACGGATTTGTACAGCAATCTATCGGAGGAAAACAAAGCTAGTGTGCAGGAGTACGATAAAAATGGATTTATAGTTCTTAGAAATTACATAGATACAAATACAGCAGATGAGATCAATACTGAAATTGAAAAGCTGATGAATGAGGGAACACTTAAATTCCGGTATGGAGGAAAACTTATGTTTGCGATTCACCATTCTGAAATCATTCGTAGTATTGGAAACGATGAAAAATTACTCGAGTTCTTATCTATTTTATTGGATGGGAATGCAAAACTGTTCCAAAGTATTAATTTCATTAACGGAAGTCAGCAAAAAACCCATTCTGACAGCATTCATATGACTACTTATCCTCTAGGTGGTTTATTGGGAGTATGGATTGCTCTTGAAGATGTAGATGAGAATAACGGAGCACTACACTATATTCCACAGAGTCACAAGCTTCCTTATTTCCTGAATTCTGATTATGATAATGAAGGATCAGCTCTCAAGATTGGCAAACAAAGTTATAAGGCTTATGAGGAATTTCTTGAAGCAAAAGTAAAAGAGCTTGGTCTTCAAAAAGAAATTTTCAGAGCAAAAAAAGGTGATCTTCTCATTTGGCATGCTAATATTCTGCACGGCGGAGAGCCCCATCTAGATAAAAGCAGAACACGGAAAAGCCTTGTATACCACTATTTTGATAAAGACAGTATCTGTTATCATGAAGTGACGCAAAGACCTGCATTATTTCAGCTGTAA
- a CDS encoding ABC transporter ATP-binding protein has protein sequence MIIARNIHKSYGNLNVLKGVDITIKTGEVVSIVGESGAGKSTLLQILGTLDQPTNSKQYDTEISIAGESFINMNDRQLSRFRNQNIGFVFQFHQLLPEFTALENVLLPTKIAGAQEKEALEKAYALFEDLKIEQRLHHKPNQLSGGEAQRVAVARALINTPKIIFADEPTGNLDSKNADDLHRLFFDLRDKYNQTFVIVTHNPNLAEITDRKLVMKDGMIIE, from the coding sequence ATGATTATAGCAAGGAATATTCATAAATCCTACGGGAATCTGAATGTATTAAAGGGTGTTGATATCACCATCAAAACAGGTGAGGTAGTCTCTATTGTAGGAGAATCCGGTGCAGGAAAATCTACATTGCTACAGATTTTAGGAACTTTGGATCAGCCGACCAATTCTAAACAGTATGATACGGAAATAAGCATTGCAGGAGAATCTTTTATCAATATGAATGACAGGCAGCTTTCCCGCTTTAGGAATCAGAATATCGGGTTTGTGTTTCAGTTCCATCAGCTTCTGCCGGAATTTACAGCACTTGAAAATGTACTGCTTCCCACGAAAATTGCGGGAGCTCAGGAAAAAGAAGCTTTGGAAAAAGCATATGCCCTGTTTGAGGACCTTAAGATAGAACAAAGGCTGCATCATAAGCCTAACCAGCTTTCCGGCGGTGAGGCGCAGAGGGTAGCCGTAGCAAGAGCTTTAATCAATACCCCTAAAATTATCTTTGCTGATGAACCTACAGGAAATCTGGATTCTAAAAATGCGGATGACCTTCATCGACTTTTTTTTGATCTAAGAGATAAATATAACCAGACCTTTGTGATTGTGACCCATAATCCTAACTTAGCTGAAATCACTGATCGTAAATTAGTCATGAAAGACGGTATGATCATCGAATAA
- a CDS encoding acyl-CoA thioesterase has protein sequence MNYHTRKWVKPEDLNPNHSLFGGRLLQWIDEEAALYAIIQLENTKVVTKFISEINFVSSAKQGDIVEIGIEVSSFGSTSITLRCEVRNKMTHQTIITVEKIVMVNLDENGLPAAHGKTKVEFVKDRLSGRL, from the coding sequence ATGAACTACCATACCAGAAAATGGGTAAAACCCGAAGACCTCAATCCTAATCACTCTTTGTTCGGAGGAAGACTATTGCAATGGATCGATGAAGAGGCGGCACTTTATGCCATCATTCAGCTCGAAAATACCAAAGTGGTAACAAAATTTATTTCTGAGATTAATTTTGTAAGCTCAGCCAAGCAGGGTGATATTGTTGAAATCGGTATTGAAGTATCTTCGTTCGGATCTACCTCCATTACTTTGAGATGTGAAGTACGGAACAAAATGACGCACCAGACGATTATTACGGTAGAAAAAATTGTAATGGTAAATCTTGATGAAAACGGCCTTCCTGCGGCACATGGAAAGACCAAAGTAGAGTTTGTAAAGGACAGGCTCAGCGGCCGGCTATGA
- a CDS encoding phosphatase PAP2 family protein: MPEKQPSFVQKISKIISDFFNPLISLFIFFILMSIWKYSLTDSLYYFLPILLMVILPVIIWIVWNVKTGRYVNMDVSNRVQRKTLYIFIVICVMAYMVYSYLKNGAVDLVMLFILILLLALQISNFFIKSSMHTAFNVLVAALFVPMSWITGLIWLGIAVLVGVTRVILKRHTVREVLTGAGIAFVVSLIYLYCSMQLQP; this comes from the coding sequence ATGCCAGAAAAGCAACCCTCTTTTGTACAGAAAATATCAAAAATCATTTCAGATTTTTTTAATCCGCTGATTTCTTTGTTTATTTTTTTTATCCTGATGAGCATATGGAAATATTCGCTCACAGACTCCCTGTATTATTTTCTGCCTATTTTGCTGATGGTAATTTTACCCGTGATCATCTGGATTGTATGGAACGTCAAAACAGGAAGGTATGTCAACATGGATGTATCCAACCGTGTACAGAGGAAAACACTGTATATCTTTATTGTTATATGTGTAATGGCATATATGGTGTATTCCTATCTAAAAAACGGGGCTGTTGATCTGGTGATGCTGTTTATTCTCATTCTGTTGCTGGCACTTCAGATCAGCAATTTCTTCATTAAAAGTTCTATGCATACCGCTTTTAATGTGTTGGTGGCTGCCCTGTTTGTACCCATGAGTTGGATAACGGGCCTTATATGGCTGGGAATTGCCGTGTTGGTAGGGGTTACAAGGGTAATCCTGAAAAGGCATACTGTTCGTGAAGTGTTAACCGGAGCAGGAATTGCTTTTGTGGTATCTTTAATTTATCTATATTGCAGTATGCAACTTCAACCGTAA